A DNA window from Pseudodesulfovibrio thermohalotolerans contains the following coding sequences:
- a CDS encoding Gfo/Idh/MocA family oxidoreductase, with protein sequence MGKTNVGVIGAGYWGKNLIRNLNDLGVLKCICDTNAAALDTFRSEYPGVSCHSEFSDLLNCKDVEAIVIATPAVAHFGQARQALLAGKHVFVEKPIVLDEGEAETLIELADSRGLVLMVGHLLQYHPAFLELKRLVGEGELGKINYICSHRLNLGKIRREENILWSFAPHDISMILSLADSRLESVIATGANYLHQQIADVTTTHLEFTSGMRAHIFVSWLHPFKEQKLVVVGEKKMAVFDDTLPWDEKLLLYPHEIRWENGIPVPSKAEGYRLELGHAEPLKLECQHFLDCIAEGNRPRTDGKEGLAVLKVLNASQQSLNGDGKRVFLLDKAKTAAKPPYFAHETAVIDKGATIGQGTKIWHFTHIMNGVTIGENVNMGQNVFVGAGVSIGNGCKIQNNVSVYPGVTLEENVFCGPSMVFTNVFNPRANIRRMDEMRETHVGRGATLGANCTIVCGNNVGSFAFVGAGAVVTSDVPDHALVMGAPARIYGWMCECGNKLDDDGQCPACRKQYDHLPPQGSEASSGLSTAAGAGDVQ encoded by the coding sequence ATGGGAAAAACAAATGTTGGCGTTATTGGCGCGGGGTACTGGGGCAAAAATCTTATTCGCAACCTGAATGATTTGGGGGTGCTCAAGTGCATCTGCGACACCAATGCGGCCGCCCTTGACACCTTCCGGTCCGAGTACCCCGGCGTTTCCTGCCACTCGGAGTTTTCCGACCTGCTCAATTGCAAGGATGTCGAGGCCATAGTCATCGCCACGCCTGCGGTCGCCCACTTCGGCCAGGCGCGTCAGGCCCTGCTCGCGGGCAAGCATGTTTTCGTTGAAAAACCCATCGTCCTCGACGAAGGCGAGGCCGAGACGCTCATTGAGCTCGCCGACTCCCGTGGGCTTGTGCTCATGGTGGGGCATCTGCTCCAGTATCATCCCGCCTTTCTGGAACTGAAGCGGCTTGTTGGCGAAGGGGAGTTGGGCAAGATCAACTATATCTGTTCCCACCGCCTGAACCTGGGCAAAATACGAAGGGAAGAGAACATCCTGTGGTCGTTCGCCCCCCACGACATTTCCATGATCCTTTCTCTGGCCGACTCCAGGCTGGAGTCCGTCATCGCAACGGGAGCCAACTACCTTCACCAGCAGATTGCCGATGTGACGACGACCCACCTGGAATTCACCTCCGGGATGAGGGCACACATATTCGTTTCCTGGCTGCATCCGTTCAAGGAGCAGAAGCTCGTCGTCGTCGGGGAAAAGAAGATGGCCGTTTTCGACGACACTTTGCCCTGGGACGAGAAGTTGCTGCTGTATCCTCACGAGATACGGTGGGAAAATGGCATTCCCGTACCCTCCAAGGCGGAAGGCTATCGACTGGAGCTGGGCCACGCTGAACCCCTCAAGCTCGAATGCCAGCATTTTCTTGATTGCATAGCCGAAGGGAATCGGCCGAGGACCGACGGCAAGGAAGGACTCGCCGTCCTCAAGGTGCTCAATGCGAGCCAACAGTCATTGAATGGCGACGGGAAGCGGGTTTTCCTGTTGGACAAGGCCAAGACAGCGGCAAAGCCGCCCTATTTTGCGCATGAGACCGCCGTGATCGACAAGGGTGCGACGATCGGCCAGGGCACCAAAATTTGGCATTTCACCCACATCATGAATGGGGTGACCATCGGCGAGAATGTCAACATGGGACAAAATGTGTTTGTGGGTGCAGGCGTGTCCATCGGGAACGGCTGCAAAATCCAGAACAACGTTTCCGTCTATCCGGGCGTGACGCTTGAGGAAAACGTCTTCTGCGGCCCGTCCATGGTGTTCACCAACGTGTTCAATCCCCGGGCCAACATCCGGCGCATGGACGAGATGCGGGAAACCCATGTCGGTAGAGGGGCCACCCTGGGGGCCAATTGCACCATCGTCTGCGGGAACAACGTTGGCTCGTTTGCCTTTGTCGGGGCTGGTGCCGTGGTGACTTCGGATGTGCCGGACCATGCCCTGGTGATGGGGGCTCCGGCCCGCATTTACGGGTGGATGTGCGAGTGCGGCAACAAGCTGGACG